A single genomic interval of Macaca nemestrina isolate mMacNem1 chromosome 14, mMacNem.hap1, whole genome shotgun sequence harbors:
- the LOC105491789 gene encoding transmembrane protein 252 — protein sequence MQNRTSLVLCALALLMGFLMVCLGAFFISWDSIFNCQGSLIAAYLLLPLGFVILLSGIFWSNYRQVTERKGVLRHVLGQHLAHGALPLATVDRPDFYPPAYEESLEVEKQNCPAEREASGIPPPLYTETGLEFQDGNDSHPEAPPSYRESIAGLVVTATLEDAQRQGQEC from the exons ATGCAGAACAGAACTAGCCTCGTTCTCTGTGCTCTTGCCCTCCTGATGGGTTTCCTGATGGTCTGCCTGGGGGCCTTCTTCATTTCCTGGGACTCCATATTCAACTGTCAGGGGAGCCTGATTGCGGCCTATTtgcttctgcctctggggtttGTGATCCTTCTGAGTGGAATTTTCTGGAGCAACTACCGCCAGGTGACGGAACGCAAAGGAGTGTTGAGGCATGTGCTTGGACAACACCTTGCTCATGGGGCCCTGCCCCTGGCCACAGTGGACAG GCCAGACTTTTACCCTCCAGCTTATGAAGAGAGCCTTGAGGTGGAAAAGCAGAACTGTCCTGCAGAGAGAGAGGCCTCTGGCATTCCTCCACCTCTATATACAGAGACGGGCCTGGAATTCCAGGATGGAAATGACTCCCACCCAGAGGCCCCACCATCTTATAGAGAGTCCATAGCCGGCCTGGTGGTGACAGCAACCTTAGAGGATGCCCAGAGGCAAGGCCAAGAGTGCTGA